AAAGAGACCATGCGTGCATCCTGCGGGTTGATGCTGTCCACCTAACGGGAGCATCGTGGAGTGACTGAGGGAATGGCAGAAGGAGGGCACGCTGGCGCTCCTCCTGTCCGGCTGTGGGTGCGACGCGTAGGTGTTTACTGCGATGAGCACCGCAAAACGTGGCTTGTGGCTGCGGAAGAGGCAAGTGTCCTTTGAGCTTCCCAGTGATTGTAGCTTTGCTATTGCAGGTGCCTCTACTGCATTGCCAGTAACTGCCTGCTCTTTTTGTTACTTTCCCCCAGGAGGAAGGTATGCTGAGGGCTCGGATCCAAAGAGTTCAGGTTCCCCTGGGTGAGGCGCTGCgacccagccagctccccccatCCCGGCTGCCTCATATGTGGCAGCTGTCCCAGGGTGAGCAGTACAGGGATAGTAACTCTCGCGTTTGGGAGATAGAGCACCATCTCATGGTAAGGATGGTGGCAACAATAGACCATAGTCATGCCTGTTTGTGAAGTCATTTGAGATCCTTGACGGACGGCAAAGGGCTGTTATTTTGTTGAAGTCCATTAGCTCAGCCACAGTAACTGTAGACGTATTGAACTTTTCCTTGTCGCTTACAGCTTGGTGGTGTTGAAGAACTGCTGCTTAAACTCGTGCCTGGTGATTAATCTGGTATGTGTAGACATTACCCCTGCTTTGTACTGTGCTCTGTTTATTCCCAGTCATTCTTTAATATGAATTTTTGTCTTTCAGGAGCAGTGGCTCTAGGAAGATGTCATTGTATATTTTGTACAATAAATGATTCTCTCtccactgaaatgcagccacctctgAGGTGGAAGCAGTTAAACAACACACTGCAACATCACACAAGAGTTTAGGACAGGCAGTGAAGAGGAGTATTGTGTCCAAGTGAAAACATCAGGGGGAGTTCTAGGTAGGCAGACTGTAATTGCCCCAAGTGGAGTTTGGCCAGGATGCTGGAAATAATGCCCTAGTGATATTGAAAAGTACTGTGGGCTGATGAATTATCAGAAATTTGAAAGGCAGCACCTCCCTAGCTCTGGGCAGGGGAGGAGCTGGACTGTGGCTCAGAGGGAGCTGAAATGCCACCACTGCTTTTGGTAACAGCAGTGCTTTCCTGTAGAGGTCTCCCATCCAACTACTAGTACCACCAGTTTTTGCTTGTCTTTTGATCTCTCATGGAAGATCACGGTTACAGGTGTCACAGTTACAGAAAGTCAAATTGAGCGTCTGAAATACCGCTTTCTAGGGATTTGAACAAGATGGAGCTGTCCTCCAGtctggtttgggggggggggggggagggg
The window above is part of the Strix aluco isolate bStrAlu1 chromosome 10, bStrAlu1.hap1, whole genome shotgun sequence genome. Proteins encoded here:
- the MTCP1 gene encoding protein p13 MTCP-1, which encodes MAEGGHAGAPPVRLWVRRVGVYCDEHRKTWLVAAEEEEGMLRARIQRVQVPLGEALRPSQLPPSRLPHMWQLSQGEQYRDSNSRVWEIEHHLMLGGVEELLLKLVPGD